One Epinephelus lanceolatus isolate andai-2023 chromosome 17, ASM4190304v1, whole genome shotgun sequence genomic window carries:
- the gng4 gene encoding guanine nucleotide-binding protein G(I)/G(S)/G(O) subunit gamma-4, whose product MKDGIANNSTASISQARKAVEQLKMEACMDRIKVSKAAADLMAYCDAHIREDPLIMPVPASENPFREKKFFCTIL is encoded by the exons ATGAAGGACGGTATCGCCAACAACAGCACGGCCAGCATCTCCCAAGCCAGGAAAGCTGTGGAGCAGCTGAAGATGGAGGCCTGCATGGACAGGATAAAG GTCTCCAAAGCAGCTGCAGACCTGATGGCGTACTGCGACGCCCACATACGCGAGGACCCCCTCATCATGCCCGTCCCCGCCTCCGAGAACCCTTTCCGGGAGAAGAAGTTCTTCTGCACCATCCTCTGA